One region of Lactobacillus johnsonii genomic DNA includes:
- a CDS encoding ABC transporter substrate-binding protein — MKKLLIGIVTILLVCFGLEAGAKQLNNNGVSTNNKNLIIYNWGDYIDPKLIKKFEKQTGYHVIYETFDSNEAMYTKIKQGGTAYDICVPSDYMISKMRKANLLDKIDTKEIPNYKNIGSEFLHHSFDPKNTYSVPYFWGTLGIVYNDKFVKPGQIKHWNDLWSKDYRHNILLVDSARDIMGLSLASMGKSLNTTNSLDLKLAKTKLDGLGPNVKAIISDELKMYMIQNEAAVGVTWSGEARTMLNDNKHLHYVVPPEGSNLWFDNFVIPRTVKNKKGAYAFINFMLDPKNAAQNAEYIGYATPNVKAQELLPKEVKNDKQFYPSKQAMKNLQVYQDLGPKKIQEYNDLFLEFKMYGR, encoded by the coding sequence ATGAAGAAGCTGTTAATTGGAATTGTGACTATTCTATTGGTTTGTTTTGGCTTAGAAGCTGGGGCTAAACAATTAAATAATAATGGTGTTAGCACTAATAACAAAAATTTGATTATCTATAATTGGGGTGATTATATTGACCCCAAGCTAATCAAGAAATTTGAAAAACAAACTGGATATCATGTAATTTATGAAACATTTGATTCTAATGAAGCCATGTACACGAAGATAAAACAAGGTGGTACTGCATACGATATTTGCGTCCCTTCAGATTACATGATTTCAAAAATGCGTAAAGCTAACTTGCTTGATAAAATTGATACTAAAGAAATTCCAAACTACAAAAATATTGGGAGTGAGTTTTTACATCACTCTTTTGATCCAAAAAACACCTACTCTGTTCCATATTTTTGGGGAACGTTAGGAATTGTATATAATGATAAATTTGTAAAACCTGGGCAAATAAAGCATTGGAATGATCTCTGGTCCAAGGATTATCGGCATAATATTTTATTAGTTGATTCTGCTAGAGATATTATGGGACTTTCTTTAGCGTCTATGGGGAAGTCTTTAAATACTACTAATTCTTTAGATCTAAAATTGGCAAAAACAAAATTGGATGGTCTCGGACCCAATGTAAAAGCAATTATTTCAGATGAATTAAAAATGTATATGATTCAAAATGAAGCGGCTGTTGGAGTAACGTGGTCTGGAGAGGCTCGTACAATGCTAAACGATAATAAACACTTACATTATGTAGTGCCACCTGAGGGCTCAAACTTATGGTTTGATAATTTTGTCATTCCTAGGACCGTAAAGAATAAAAAGGGTGCTTATGCTTTTATTAATTTTATGCTTGATCCTAAAAATGCTGCTCAGAATGCAGAGTATATCGGGTATGCAACTCCTAATGTAAAAGCTCAAGAATTATTACCAAAGGAAGTAAAAAACGATAAACAATTTTATCCAAGTAAACAAGCAATGAAAAATTTACAAGTTTATCAAGACCTAGGTCCAAAGAAAATTCAAGAATATAATGATCTATTTCTCGAATTTAAAATGTATGGTCGATAA
- a CDS encoding ABC transporter permease, protein MKKIKWSRIYFAFVLVLMYLPIFYLIFYSFSSGHNMDHFEKFTLSHYQDLFNDNRLLAIFLETILLALLSSLIATIIGTFGAIAISQTKNKKGRKTLLALNNVLMVSPDVIIGASFLIFFTFLGIGLGFGSVLLSHIAFSIPIVVLMVLPRLKEFDYSLVDAARDLGASTWQVYSKVMIPAITPGILAGFFMALTYSLDDFAVTFFVTGNGFSTLSVEIYSRARQGINLEINALSTVMFIFVMILVLIYYVITNHKTHIGKGRAQ, encoded by the coding sequence ATGAAAAAAATAAAATGGTCCCGAATCTATTTTGCTTTTGTTCTGGTTTTGATGTATTTGCCCATTTTTTATTTAATATTTTATTCTTTCTCAAGTGGTCATAATATGGATCATTTTGAAAAGTTTACTTTAAGTCATTATCAGGATCTTTTTAATGATAATAGGCTATTAGCTATCTTTCTAGAAACAATTTTACTAGCACTCTTATCTAGTTTGATTGCCACTATAATTGGTACTTTTGGAGCAATTGCAATTAGTCAGACTAAAAATAAAAAAGGACGAAAAACTTTGTTAGCCTTAAATAATGTTTTGATGGTATCACCAGATGTAATTATCGGGGCGAGTTTTTTAATCTTTTTTACTTTTTTAGGGATTGGCTTAGGATTTGGATCCGTTCTATTAAGTCACATTGCTTTTTCGATTCCAATTGTTGTATTAATGGTTTTGCCCCGCTTAAAAGAATTTGATTATTCTTTAGTGGATGCAGCTCGAGATTTAGGTGCCTCCACTTGGCAAGTTTATAGCAAGGTAATGATCCCAGCTATTACGCCTGGGATTTTAGCTGGCTTTTTTATGGCTTTGACTTATTCCTTAGATGATTTTGCAGTTACTTTTTTTGTGACAGGAAATGGTTTTTCAACATTGTCAGTAGAAATTTATTCACGTGCGCGCCAAGGAATTAACCTAGAAATCAATGCCTTGAGTACTGTGATGTTTATTTTTGTAATGATTTTAGTACTTATTTATTATGTAATTACTAATCATAAAACCCATATTGGTAAGGGGCGTGCACAATGA
- a CDS encoding ABC transporter permease yields MKKSKLFFLIPYILWLGLFVIAPIILITINAFKGDDGFTLKNFQQFFVNGTFLRMTLNSFWYAFLITLITLLISYPIAYILSQMKNQQFWLLLIILPTWINLLLKAYAFIGIFSKHGLLNNFLRLFGIAPANILFTDFAFIFVAAYIEIPFMILPIYNAICDINPAVIQAAYDLGASKWQTFIKVLWPLSKSGVESGIQAVFIPSLSLFMLTRLIGGNRVITLGTAIEEYFMTTMNWSMGSTIGVVLIVLMVIVMLFTSSDHHHKKEIKL; encoded by the coding sequence ATGAAAAAAAGTAAATTGTTTTTTCTCATTCCTTATATTCTATGGCTTGGGTTATTTGTTATCGCCCCGATTATTTTGATTACAATTAATGCATTTAAAGGGGATGATGGCTTTACTTTAAAGAATTTTCAGCAATTTTTTGTTAATGGTACTTTTTTAAGAATGACTCTAAATTCATTTTGGTATGCATTCTTAATTACCTTAATTACGCTGCTAATTTCTTATCCAATTGCCTATATTTTAAGCCAAATGAAAAACCAACAATTTTGGCTGTTATTGATTATTTTGCCTACTTGGATTAACTTGCTTTTGAAAGCTTACGCATTTATTGGCATTTTTAGTAAGCATGGCTTATTGAATAATTTTCTACGCCTTTTTGGAATAGCACCTGCAAATATTTTGTTTACTGATTTTGCCTTTATTTTTGTTGCAGCTTATATCGAAATTCCATTTATGATTTTGCCAATTTATAATGCAATTTGTGACATTAATCCAGCTGTAATTCAAGCAGCTTATGATTTAGGCGCAAGTAAATGGCAAACATTTATTAAGGTTTTATGGCCACTTTCAAAATCTGGAGTTGAGTCAGGAATTCAAGCAGTATTCATACCTTCACTTTCTTTATTTATGCTAACTAGGCTAATTGGAGGAAATCGAGTAATTACCCTTGGTACTGCGATTGAAGAATACTTTATGACGACTATGAATTGGTCAATGGGTTCGACAATTGGTGTGGTATTAATAGTGTTAATGGTGATTGTTATGCTCTTTACCTCATCAGATCATCATCATAAAAAGGAGATCAAACTATGA
- a CDS encoding ABC transporter ATP-binding protein, which translates to MSDIIKLKHVRKEYDDGFVALKDINLTIESGKFYSLLGPSGSGKTTILRIIAGFSEPTSGQVFFDGKDITNLDAAKRKINTVFQNYALFPHMNVFENVAFGLQIKKKDKQEIKLAVKEALHMVQLDGFANREISELSGGQQQRVAIARAIVNQPKVLLLDESLSALDKRLRKDMQFELREIQKKLGITFIFVTHDQEEALAMSDEIFVLNEGKIQQSGSPVDIYDEPVNDFVARFIGDSNILSGRMIKDYEVEFVNHRFECADAGIKPGEKVEVVLRPEDLDITDIEHGKLRVVVESQLFLGDHFEIKAIDSDENEWLIHSTNPTKIGKEVGVYFDPEDIHVMRFGESEAEFDKRLEAYEGEE; encoded by the coding sequence TTGAGCGATATTATTAAATTAAAGCATGTTCGTAAGGAATATGATGATGGTTTTGTAGCACTAAAGGACATTAATTTAACGATTGAATCGGGAAAATTTTATTCTTTATTAGGACCATCGGGTTCGGGGAAAACTACTATTTTAAGAATAATTGCTGGATTTAGCGAACCAACGAGTGGACAAGTTTTTTTTGATGGGAAAGATATTACTAATTTAGATGCTGCTAAAAGAAAAATTAATACTGTTTTTCAAAATTATGCTTTGTTTCCTCATATGAATGTTTTTGAAAATGTGGCATTCGGTTTACAGATCAAGAAAAAGGATAAGCAAGAAATAAAATTAGCTGTTAAAGAAGCTTTACACATGGTTCAATTGGATGGCTTTGCAAACCGAGAAATTTCTGAATTAAGTGGTGGACAGCAGCAGCGAGTTGCAATTGCTAGAGCAATTGTTAATCAGCCAAAGGTACTACTTTTAGATGAATCTTTATCTGCCTTAGATAAACGTTTAAGAAAAGATATGCAATTTGAATTACGTGAAATTCAAAAAAAGCTGGGGATTACTTTTATTTTTGTTACTCATGATCAAGAGGAAGCCCTAGCAATGAGTGATGAAATTTTTGTTTTAAATGAAGGGAAAATTCAACAAAGTGGTAGTCCGGTTGATATTTATGATGAACCAGTTAATGACTTTGTTGCTCGCTTTATTGGCGATTCTAATATCTTAAGTGGACGAATGATTAAGGATTATGAAGTAGAATTTGTAAATCATCGTTTTGAATGTGCTGATGCAGGTATTAAACCTGGTGAAAAGGTAGAGGTCGTTTTAAGACCTGAAGATTTAGATATCACTGATATTGAACATGGAAAACTAAGAGTTGTGGTTGAAAGTCAGCTCTTTTTAGGAGATCATTTTGAAATTAAGGCTATTGATAGTGACGAGAATGAATGGTTAATTCACTCCACTAATCCAACTAAAATTGGTAAGGAAGTAGGAGTATATTTTGATCCTGAAGATATTCATGTTATGCGTTTTGGCGAAAGTGAAGCTGAATTTGATAAGCGTTTAGAGGCATATGAAGGAGAGGAGTAA
- the murB gene encoding UDP-N-acetylmuramate dehydrogenase, giving the protein MQLMDLKKQGIDIQENIPLSRFTFTKTGGPAQYLAFPKNLNELELLVDTVKENKIPLTVIGNASNLIIRDGGISGLVLILTKMDTIVANKDEATITADAGARIIDTSEAACEASLSGLEFAAGIPGSVGGAVFMNAGAYGGETEFVIKSVRVLTRAGEFKTYTHDEMEFGYRHSVVQETGDIVVSATFGLEPGDKWAIKAKMEYFNGLRRAKQPLEYPSCGSVFKRPAGHFVGPMIIKAGLQGKRIGGAEDSMKHAGFIVNVGGATATDYLDLIHLIQKTIKKDFGIDLQTEVRIIGKEKD; this is encoded by the coding sequence ATGCAACTAATGGATTTAAAAAAACAGGGGATCGATATTCAAGAAAATATTCCATTGAGCCGTTTTACGTTTACTAAGACGGGAGGACCTGCGCAGTATCTTGCTTTTCCTAAAAATTTAAATGAGCTAGAACTATTGGTAGATACAGTTAAAGAGAATAAGATTCCCTTAACTGTTATTGGAAATGCTTCCAACTTGATCATTAGAGATGGTGGTATTTCTGGATTAGTTTTGATTTTGACAAAAATGGACACAATTGTTGCAAATAAAGATGAAGCAACTATTACAGCTGATGCTGGGGCACGAATTATTGATACATCTGAAGCAGCATGTGAAGCTAGTCTAAGCGGTCTGGAATTTGCGGCTGGTATTCCAGGTAGTGTAGGAGGAGCAGTCTTTATGAATGCGGGCGCTTATGGCGGTGAAACAGAATTTGTTATTAAGTCTGTTCGTGTCTTAACTCGTGCTGGTGAATTTAAGACTTACACACATGATGAAATGGAATTCGGCTATCGCCACTCCGTGGTTCAAGAAACTGGAGATATTGTTGTGAGTGCTACTTTTGGTCTTGAGCCAGGAGATAAGTGGGCTATCAAAGCAAAGATGGAATATTTTAATGGTTTACGCAGAGCAAAACAACCACTAGAATATCCTTCTTGTGGAAGTGTTTTTAAACGTCCAGCAGGACATTTCGTAGGACCAATGATTATTAAAGCAGGTCTGCAAGGTAAAAGAATCGGTGGAGCAGAAGATTCAATGAAGCATGCTGGCTTTATCGTTAATGTTGGCGGTGCTACAGCTACTGATTATTTAGATTTAATTCATTTAATTCAAAAAACAATAAAAAAAGACTTTGGTATTGATTTACAAACTGAAGTAAGAATTATTGGAAAAGAAAAAGATTAG
- a CDS encoding 3'-5' exonuclease, with translation MNFTAMDFETANSHPESACSLALVMVRNNEIVDRFYTVINPQMPFDGRNIRIHGITAEDVKNAPTMAEVWPKIKKLYQPGMLVAAHNARFDCRVMEKSLARYNIPAPHYFAIDTLATSKAFEPDLPNHKLDTVSDALNINLWHHHNALSDSEACAGILIEENKRVGDDPIKKMVKPI, from the coding sequence ATGAACTTTACTGCAATGGATTTTGAAACGGCAAATAGTCATCCTGAAAGTGCCTGTTCTCTTGCTTTAGTTATGGTTAGAAATAATGAAATTGTCGATCGTTTTTATACAGTTATCAATCCGCAAATGCCTTTTGATGGACGAAATATAAGAATTCATGGCATTACAGCTGAAGATGTAAAAAATGCACCAACAATGGCTGAAGTTTGGCCAAAAATTAAAAAATTATATCAACCAGGAATGTTAGTAGCGGCCCATAACGCTCGCTTCGATTGCCGCGTAATGGAAAAATCACTGGCTCGCTATAATATTCCAGCCCCCCATTACTTTGCAATTGATACTTTAGCAACTAGTAAGGCATTCGAACCCGATCTTCCTAACCACAAGCTAGATACAGTGTCAGACGCTTTAAATATTAACCTATGGCATCACCACAACGCTTTAAGTGATAGTGAAGCTTGTGCAGGTATTTTAATTGAAGAAAATAAACGTGTCGGAGATGATCCAATCAAAAAAATGGTTAAGCCCATCTAA
- the tsaE gene encoding tRNA (adenosine(37)-N6)-threonylcarbamoyltransferase complex ATPase subunit type 1 TsaE — MNSLEINSDEQMQKLGKAIGESSKGHDLLLLSGDLGAGKTTLTKGIARALGIKRPVKSPTFTIVREYREGKRPLFHMDMYRLEDGDLSSIDMPGYLAEDGLVVIEWPQFIIEDLPNDYLELSIKRVDDSWDSTKRIVEFKAVGERNKVWLSEIKKYFE, encoded by the coding sequence ATGAACTCATTAGAAATAAATTCTGATGAACAGATGCAAAAATTAGGTAAGGCAATTGGTGAAAGTAGTAAGGGGCATGATTTATTGCTCTTATCTGGTGATTTGGGTGCCGGAAAAACTACATTAACTAAAGGAATTGCAAGAGCTTTGGGAATTAAACGTCCTGTTAAAAGTCCCACTTTTACAATTGTTAGAGAATATCGGGAAGGTAAGAGACCACTTTTCCATATGGATATGTACCGGCTAGAAGATGGAGATTTATCAAGTATTGATATGCCCGGATATCTAGCTGAGGATGGATTGGTTGTAATTGAATGGCCACAATTTATTATTGAAGACCTACCTAACGATTATCTCGAACTATCAATTAAGCGTGTAGATGATTCATGGGATTCTACCAAACGAATAGTTGAGTTTAAAGCTGTCGGAGAAAGAAACAAGGTTTGGTTGTCAGAAATAAAAAAATATTTTGAATAA
- the pta gene encoding phosphate acetyltransferase, with amino-acid sequence MKVFDSLKKKAEESKKVIVFPEGNDDRIIKAAVRLEKEGIVKPLLLGKPDEVIETAQSLNVDLGSIEIINPAVYPDFEKMCQDFVELKKGKNTLAEAKEILQDVSYFGTMLVYEGKADGMVSGATHSTANTVRPVLQIIKTKKGMSRVSGAMIMERGDEKYIFADCAINIDPDSETLAEIAYQSSKTAEMIGLEPKIAMLSFSTKGSAKGPMVTKVQEATALVHQKYPELICDGELQFDAAIVPRVGEAKAPGSAVAGYANVFIFPELQSGNISYKVAERLGGFSAIGPVLQGLAAPINDLSRGCKTEDVYLLAILTAAQANMEK; translated from the coding sequence ATGAAAGTATTTGACTCACTTAAGAAAAAAGCAGAAGAATCAAAGAAGGTAATTGTTTTTCCAGAAGGAAACGATGATCGAATAATAAAAGCTGCTGTTCGCCTCGAAAAAGAAGGCATTGTTAAACCACTTTTACTGGGAAAGCCTGATGAGGTAATAGAGACTGCTCAAAGCTTGAATGTTGATTTAGGTTCAATTGAAATTATTAATCCAGCAGTTTACCCAGATTTTGAGAAAATGTGTCAAGACTTCGTTGAGTTAAAAAAAGGAAAGAATACTTTAGCAGAAGCAAAGGAAATCCTCCAAGACGTTTCTTACTTTGGCACAATGTTAGTCTATGAAGGGAAAGCGGATGGGATGGTTTCAGGAGCTACTCATTCTACTGCTAATACTGTGCGTCCAGTACTTCAAATTATTAAGACTAAAAAAGGCATGAGTCGTGTTTCAGGAGCCATGATTATGGAACGCGGAGATGAAAAGTATATTTTTGCTGATTGTGCTATTAATATTGATCCAGATAGTGAAACGCTAGCTGAAATTGCTTATCAATCAAGTAAAACCGCTGAAATGATTGGCCTTGAGCCAAAGATTGCAATGCTTAGTTTTTCAACTAAGGGATCAGCAAAGGGTCCAATGGTAACTAAGGTGCAAGAAGCGACTGCATTAGTACATCAAAAATATCCAGAATTGATTTGTGATGGAGAATTACAATTTGATGCTGCAATTGTCCCTCGGGTTGGAGAAGCAAAAGCCCCAGGTTCTGCAGTTGCTGGATATGCAAATGTATTTATTTTTCCAGAACTACAATCCGGTAATATTTCTTATAAAGTTGCAGAGCGTTTAGGTGGATTCAGCGCCATTGGTCCTGTATTGCAAGGTCTTGCTGCTCCAATTAACGATTTGTCACGTGGATGTAAGACGGAAGATGTATATTTATTAGCTATTTTAACTGCTGCACAAGCTAATATGGAGAAATAA
- a CDS encoding uracil-DNA glycosylase yields the protein MKKLIGNDWDEVLEPVFESEKYQELRNFLKEEYQTKQIFPDMYHIFTAFKLTSFADTKVVILGQDPYHNPGQATGMSFSVNPGVPLPPSLKNIYKELYDDVGAVPVNHGYLKKWADQGVLLLNAVLTVPYGKANGHQGKGWEVITDAAIKALSDRGKVVFILWGRFAQNKIPLIDEGKNVIIKSPHPSPFSADRGFFGSRPFSRCNDALIKFGESPIDWQLPQEVRVGDMA from the coding sequence ATGAAAAAATTAATTGGAAATGATTGGGATGAAGTTTTAGAACCGGTTTTTGAAAGTGAGAAGTATCAAGAATTACGTAATTTTTTAAAAGAAGAATATCAAACAAAACAGATATTTCCCGATATGTATCATATTTTTACTGCTTTTAAACTAACAAGTTTTGCAGATACGAAAGTTGTAATTTTAGGACAAGATCCATATCATAATCCAGGTCAAGCTACTGGAATGAGCTTTAGTGTTAATCCAGGAGTCCCATTGCCTCCATCTTTAAAAAATATTTATAAGGAGCTGTATGATGATGTGGGTGCAGTTCCAGTAAATCATGGTTATCTAAAAAAATGGGCCGATCAAGGCGTATTACTCCTAAATGCAGTGTTGACTGTACCCTATGGAAAGGCTAATGGACATCAAGGAAAAGGATGGGAAGTAATTACTGATGCAGCTATTAAGGCATTAAGTGATCGGGGGAAAGTTGTATTTATTTTATGGGGAAGATTTGCACAAAATAAAATTCCTTTAATTGATGAGGGAAAGAATGTAATTATCAAATCTCCTCATCCTAGTCCTTTTTCAGCAGATCGTGGCTTTTTCGGCTCACGTCCGTTTTCTAGATGTAATGATGCTTTAATTAAATTTGGTGAAAGTCCAATTGATTGGCAATTACCTCAAGAAGTACGTGTAGGAGACATGGCATAG
- a CDS encoding Cof-type HAD-IIB family hydrolase translates to MIKLIASDMDGTLLNKQMQISSENIAAIKEAQAKGVEFLVATGRAPSESQGILAKAGLHTGFINLNGALVFNTAGKLIVNEPIPKEQSIKINKLLKDSGFYFEIVAADNVYSDSRLRRIANFSDLLVDLNKKLTFKKAVSFAAGSDEIMRIKYVSDFKDLLEKPDFEAMKFVAFHPDGPKVFKHIRNEIGKMGDLIVTASSSTNIEINNIKAQKGIALMDYARLQGYQPNEVMAIGDNLNDESMIRMAGVGVAMENAAPEIKKISNFITKSNNDNGVAYAIRHFCK, encoded by the coding sequence ATGATTAAACTTATTGCAAGTGACATGGACGGCACGTTGTTAAATAAACAAATGCAAATTTCATCTGAAAACATCGCTGCTATTAAAGAAGCACAAGCTAAAGGCGTTGAATTTTTAGTTGCAACAGGTCGGGCACCTTCCGAATCCCAAGGAATACTTGCTAAAGCAGGACTTCATACCGGATTTATTAATTTGAATGGTGCTCTGGTTTTTAATACAGCTGGCAAACTAATTGTAAATGAGCCAATTCCTAAAGAACAAAGTATTAAGATTAATAAATTACTCAAAGATTCTGGTTTTTACTTTGAGATAGTTGCTGCTGATAACGTTTATTCCGATTCTCGTTTGCGCAGAATTGCTAACTTTTCTGATCTATTAGTTGATCTCAACAAAAAATTAACTTTTAAAAAGGCGGTTTCTTTTGCTGCTGGTTCAGATGAAATCATGAGAATTAAATACGTTTCTGACTTTAAAGATTTGCTTGAAAAACCCGACTTTGAAGCCATGAAATTTGTTGCTTTTCATCCTGATGGTCCTAAAGTATTTAAACATATTCGTAATGAAATCGGCAAAATGGGTGACTTAATTGTTACTGCAAGTTCTTCAACCAATATTGAAATTAACAATATTAAAGCTCAAAAAGGCATTGCTTTAATGGATTATGCACGGCTGCAAGGCTATCAACCAAATGAAGTAATGGCCATTGGTGATAATCTTAATGATGAATCAATGATTCGCATGGCTGGTGTAGGTGTAGCAATGGAAAATGCTGCACCTGAAATCAAAAAAATTTCTAACTTTATTACCAAAAGTAACAATGATAATGGAGTTGCATATGCAATTCGTCATTTTTGTAAATAA
- a CDS encoding TetR/AcrR family transcriptional regulator C-terminal domain-containing protein, protein MLDELQRVQIALHDMLSQTNIKKINISKLCIEAGIRRRTFYLRYGKINNCIEACILLELKKELRKNEKNSLRQILNILCSYIQKHKQYFYNAYNLSEENCMCEKMREHFFQYIRSYVYKRGSFSELILKQLTNILYDRICFWISHGCNKSYSYLLEDLAIIIELIDFQKHVCSHQYQVFNFSHYYLNYD, encoded by the coding sequence ATGCTGGATGAATTACAACGAGTTCAAATAGCTTTACATGATATGTTATCTCAAACGAATATAAAGAAAATAAATATTTCTAAACTTTGTATTGAAGCAGGAATTAGGAGAAGAACTTTTTATTTGAGATATGGAAAAATAAATAACTGTATTGAAGCTTGCATTTTGCTAGAGCTGAAAAAAGAATTACGTAAAAATGAAAAGAATAGTTTAAGACAAATTCTTAATATTTTATGTAGCTATATTCAAAAACATAAACAATATTTTTACAATGCATATAATTTAAGTGAAGAAAACTGCATGTGTGAAAAGATGAGAGAACATTTTTTTCAATATATTCGATCATATGTTTACAAACGAGGAAGTTTTTCAGAGCTTATACTTAAGCAATTGACTAATATCCTCTATGACCGAATCTGTTTTTGGATAAGTCATGGATGTAATAAAAGTTATAGTTATTTATTGGAAGATTTAGCAATCATTATTGAATTGATCGATTTTCAAAAGCATGTTTGTTCTCATCAATATCAAGTGTTTAATTTTTCACATTACTATTTAAACTATGATTAA
- a CDS encoding GNAT family N-acetyltransferase, which produces MIRKAKLTDFPLVYPILKQIFDEMDMDTIKALPESQFYDLMKHGFYSPHYRYSHNRMWVETDDLDRPIGLIVMYGYDDQGLIDISLKSAYPKVGLPLDAVIFSDKEALPHEWYLDAIAVSPKHWGKGIGQELIKIAPDMARQKGYKKISLNVDQDNPRAARLYDYMGFKTTSTMTIGDRMYDHMVKKVN; this is translated from the coding sequence ATGATTAGAAAGGCAAAATTAACTGATTTTCCTTTAGTTTATCCAATTTTGAAACAAATCTTTGATGAGATGGATATGGATACTATTAAAGCTCTTCCAGAGAGTCAATTTTATGATTTAATGAAACATGGCTTTTATTCCCCTCATTATCGTTATTCGCATAATCGTATGTGGGTAGAAACCGATGATTTAGATCGACCAATTGGTTTAATAGTAATGTATGGTTATGATGATCAAGGTCTGATTGATATCTCATTAAAAAGTGCATATCCGAAAGTTGGGTTACCTCTTGACGCAGTCATTTTTTCAGATAAAGAAGCACTACCACATGAATGGTATTTAGATGCTATTGCTGTTTCTCCAAAACACTGGGGAAAAGGAATTGGACAGGAGTTAATTAAAATTGCTCCCGATATGGCAAGGCAAAAGGGATATAAAAAGATAAGCTTGAACGTTGATCAAGATAATCCTAGAGCTGCTCGCTTGTACGATTATATGGGCTTTAAAACGACTTCTACCATGACGATCGGAGATCGTATGTATGATCATATGGTTAAAAAAGTTAATTAA
- the smpB gene encoding SsrA-binding protein SmpB — MKQKADNLIAQNKKASHDYFIKETLEAGIALTGTEIKSIRARRINLRDGYVQIINGSAFLENVHISEYKEGNRYNHDPLRSRRLLLHKKEIARLAGIQAQQGMAIIPLKVYLKHGFAKVLIGVGQGKKQYDKRQTIKKRDQDREIHRKYGI; from the coding sequence ATGAAACAAAAAGCAGATAATTTGATTGCTCAAAATAAAAAAGCAAGTCATGATTATTTTATTAAAGAAACTCTTGAAGCCGGAATTGCGTTAACTGGAACTGAGATTAAATCAATTCGTGCACGTAGAATTAATTTGCGGGACGGATATGTTCAAATTATTAATGGATCTGCTTTTTTAGAAAATGTTCATATTAGTGAATATAAAGAGGGTAATCGCTATAATCATGATCCTTTACGATCACGGCGCTTGTTGCTTCATAAGAAAGAAATTGCTCGTCTAGCTGGAATTCAAGCTCAACAGGGAATGGCTATTATTCCTTTAAAAGTCTATTTAAAGCATGGATTTGCCAAGGTTTTAATTGGTGTAGGACAAGGTAAGAAGCAATATGATAAACGTCAAACTATTAAAAAGCGTGATCAAGACCGTGAAATTCATCGTAAGTATGGGATTTAG